From the genome of Brienomyrus brachyistius isolate T26 chromosome 8, BBRACH_0.4, whole genome shotgun sequence, one region includes:
- the fam83c gene encoding protein FAM83C isoform X2, with product MINSEVLRPMNSGRKALGKLANRLEEVKNPWRYSSTLELSHNEAARLATDALLESGEKEYRRVLAEERELNFLSSLEIKFITENVAKNNFSSAVCGNGSEIGEGDAVSELTSGTYFPMMSDEEPPMLELGWPQHPDRYGPSETQIYFQRDKSHNVKDLIRSVISKAKKVIALVMDVFTDVDLFCDLMEASEKRRVPVYILLDEKNLHYFIEMCKALEVDSSHLTNMRIRSVCGETYCTKSGKKFTGQVQEKFLIVDCEEVIAGSYSFTWLSALVHSNMVLHFSGRVSETFDREFRCLYADSQIISYFDDPEEEEGLRYYPLSNLASSTGLDMLVSRERDYSENSSSQSSSSVSSIKKAPGMSSHINKFEQEKKQTGPEWRAAQNQGAWVSTNSPGQNPVVDHGVSGVGQTEWYKAAAPDSLTVTVGGTTSKLQGLASGKEKSPPQSMAFGGPDLSQAEPESKQTLPPPPIPPTDGPFMGHRITRNDNGRMTLGHSKLDLVNHYNKMKTKNIYSRFELKNNNPG from the exons ATGATCAACTCGGAGGTGCTAAGGCCGATGAACAGCGGGCGTAAAGCGCTGGGTAAACTCGCCAACCGGCTGGAAGAAGTGAAGAATCCATGGAGGTACAGTTCGACTTTGGAGCTGAGCCACAATGAAGCGGCCAGACTGGCCACGGACGCCTTGCTGGAGTCCGGGGAGAAGGAGTACCGGCGTGTCTTGGCGGAGGAGAGAGAGCTGAACTTTCTTTCATCTTTGGAAATTAAGTTCATTACCGAAAATGTGGCCAAGAATAACTTCTCGAGTGCTGTGTGCGGAAATGGCTCTGAGATCGGGGAGGGGGACGCGGTGTCGGAGCTCACCTCCGGGACGTATTTCCCCATGATGTCGGACGAAGAGCCGCCGATGCTGGAGCTGGGTTGGCCGCAACATCCTGACCGATACGGACCCTCGGAAACGCAGATCTACTTCCAACGGGACAAGTCCCACAACGTCAAAGACCTCATTCGCTCAGTTATAAGTAAAGCCAAGAAG GTAATAGCACTGGTGATGGATGTTTTCACGGATGTTGATTTGTTCTGCGATCTGATGGAGGCTTCCGAGAAACGCAGAGTCCCCGTCTACATTCTCTTGGATGAGAAGAACCTGCACTACTTCATCGAAATGTGTAAAGCTCTGGAAGTCGACAGTTCGCATCTTACC AACATGCGAATTCGCAGTGTGTGTGGAGAGACATACTGCACCAAATCCGGGAAGAAGTTTACTGGGCAAGTCCAAGAGAAGTTCCTCATCGTGGACTGTGAAGAAGTCATCGCAGGATCGTATAG CTTCACCTGGCTTTCAGCGCTGGTCCACAGCAACATGGTGCTGCACTTTTCTGGGAGGGTCTCTGAGACCTTCGACCGGGAGTTCCGCTGCCTGTACGCTGACTCCCAGATCATCAGTTACTTTGACGacccggaggaggaggagggacttcGCTATTACCCACTCTCCAATCTGGCATCCAGCACGGGTCTGGATATGCTGGTGTCCCGGGAGAGGGATTATTCGGAGAACTCCAGTAGTCAGTCTAGTAGCAGTGTGTCCAGCATCAAGAAGGCCCCCGGGATGTCCTCCCACATCAACAAGTTTGAGCAAGAAAAAAAGCAGACAGGTCCGGAATGGAGAGCTGCCCAAAACCAGGGAGCATGGGTCTCAACAAACAGTCCCGGGCAGAACCCGGTAGTGGACCACGGCGTCTCAGGCGTAGGCCAGACTGAGTGGTACAAAGCAGCAGCTCCTGATTCCTTAACAGTTACTGTTGGAGGAACCACGTCAAAGTTGCAGGGTCTAG CCTCAGGCAAGGAGAAGTCCCCTCCTCAGAGCATGGCCTTTGGAGGGCCAGATCTTTCCCAGGCAGAGCCAGAGAGCAAGCAAACACTGCCTCCCCCGCCAATACCACCCACAGACGGGCCTTTCATGGGTCATCGGATAACACGAAATGACAATGGGAGGATGACCCTGGGACACAGTAAGCTTGACCTGGTCAACCACTACAACAAAATGAAGACCAAGAACATCTACAGTAGATTTGAGCTCAAGAATAACAACCCCGGGTAG
- the fam83c gene encoding protein FAM83C isoform X1 has protein sequence MINSEVLRPMNSGRKALGKLANRLEEVKNPWRYSSTLELSHNEAARLATDALLESGEKEYRRVLAEERELNFLSSLEIKFITENVAKNNFSSAVCGNGSEIGEGDAVSELTSGTYFPMMSDEEPPMLELGWPQHPDRYGPSETQIYFQRDKSHNVKDLIRSVISKAKKVIALVMDVFTDVDLFCDLMEASEKRRVPVYILLDEKNLHYFIEMCKALEVDSSHLTNMRIRSVCGETYCTKSGKKFTGQVQEKFLIVDCEEVIAGSYSFTWLSALVHSNMVLHFSGRVSETFDREFRCLYADSQIISYFDDPEEEEGLRYYPLSNLASSTGLDMLVSRERDYSENSSSQSSSSVSSIKKAPGMSSHINKFEQEKKQTGPEWRAAQNQGAWVSTNSPGQNPVVDHGVSGVGQTEWYKAAAPDSLTVTVGGTTSKLQGLGIYDHKPTYHGTPRSPPRLDVKVTNRNSRNQAHPILNKISDFFSASGKEKSPPQSMAFGGPDLSQAEPESKQTLPPPPIPPTDGPFMGHRITRNDNGRMTLGHSKLDLVNHYNKMKTKNIYSRFELKNNNPG, from the exons ATGATCAACTCGGAGGTGCTAAGGCCGATGAACAGCGGGCGTAAAGCGCTGGGTAAACTCGCCAACCGGCTGGAAGAAGTGAAGAATCCATGGAGGTACAGTTCGACTTTGGAGCTGAGCCACAATGAAGCGGCCAGACTGGCCACGGACGCCTTGCTGGAGTCCGGGGAGAAGGAGTACCGGCGTGTCTTGGCGGAGGAGAGAGAGCTGAACTTTCTTTCATCTTTGGAAATTAAGTTCATTACCGAAAATGTGGCCAAGAATAACTTCTCGAGTGCTGTGTGCGGAAATGGCTCTGAGATCGGGGAGGGGGACGCGGTGTCGGAGCTCACCTCCGGGACGTATTTCCCCATGATGTCGGACGAAGAGCCGCCGATGCTGGAGCTGGGTTGGCCGCAACATCCTGACCGATACGGACCCTCGGAAACGCAGATCTACTTCCAACGGGACAAGTCCCACAACGTCAAAGACCTCATTCGCTCAGTTATAAGTAAAGCCAAGAAG GTAATAGCACTGGTGATGGATGTTTTCACGGATGTTGATTTGTTCTGCGATCTGATGGAGGCTTCCGAGAAACGCAGAGTCCCCGTCTACATTCTCTTGGATGAGAAGAACCTGCACTACTTCATCGAAATGTGTAAAGCTCTGGAAGTCGACAGTTCGCATCTTACC AACATGCGAATTCGCAGTGTGTGTGGAGAGACATACTGCACCAAATCCGGGAAGAAGTTTACTGGGCAAGTCCAAGAGAAGTTCCTCATCGTGGACTGTGAAGAAGTCATCGCAGGATCGTATAG CTTCACCTGGCTTTCAGCGCTGGTCCACAGCAACATGGTGCTGCACTTTTCTGGGAGGGTCTCTGAGACCTTCGACCGGGAGTTCCGCTGCCTGTACGCTGACTCCCAGATCATCAGTTACTTTGACGacccggaggaggaggagggacttcGCTATTACCCACTCTCCAATCTGGCATCCAGCACGGGTCTGGATATGCTGGTGTCCCGGGAGAGGGATTATTCGGAGAACTCCAGTAGTCAGTCTAGTAGCAGTGTGTCCAGCATCAAGAAGGCCCCCGGGATGTCCTCCCACATCAACAAGTTTGAGCAAGAAAAAAAGCAGACAGGTCCGGAATGGAGAGCTGCCCAAAACCAGGGAGCATGGGTCTCAACAAACAGTCCCGGGCAGAACCCGGTAGTGGACCACGGCGTCTCAGGCGTAGGCCAGACTGAGTGGTACAAAGCAGCAGCTCCTGATTCCTTAACAGTTACTGTTGGAGGAACCACGTCAAAGTTGCAGGGTCTAGGTATCTACGATCACAAACCAACCTATCACGGTACCCCTAGGTCCCCACCTAGACTGGACGTTAAAGTCACCAACAGGAACAGCAGAAATCAGGCCCACCCCATCTTAAACAAAATATCTGATTTCTTTTCAGCCTCAGGCAAGGAGAAGTCCCCTCCTCAGAGCATGGCCTTTGGAGGGCCAGATCTTTCCCAGGCAGAGCCAGAGAGCAAGCAAACACTGCCTCCCCCGCCAATACCACCCACAGACGGGCCTTTCATGGGTCATCGGATAACACGAAATGACAATGGGAGGATGACCCTGGGACACAGTAAGCTTGACCTGGTCAACCACTACAACAAAATGAAGACCAAGAACATCTACAGTAGATTTGAGCTCAAGAATAACAACCCCGGGTAG